The Carassius auratus strain Wakin chromosome 30, ASM336829v1, whole genome shotgun sequence region GAATTTGGTCTCATCTAAGGTtgcaaaatgtcatgtttaaataTCATAACAGAttgaatatttgtaatttattataaagtaaACCTTGAACTGTTCTTTACCACTACACCTAAATTTGTTGCGGTAGACATGTtgtgaaaacaaaatgtttgctcaAATTGCAGTTAATTGGCAACTAGCAAGGTCTACTACATTAGTTTTGACTCTTAGCATCtaaatatacacaaattaaacaataatatacaattaaaaaaaaaaaaaaaaaacaacaacatatttttcggactataagttgcatcagtccaaaaatacgtcatgatgagggaaaaaaacgtacaagtcgcactggactataagtcgcatttatttagaaccaaaaaccaATATAAAACGTTACTgtttacagccgcgagagggcgctctatgtcttcagtgtagactacaggagcactgagcagcatctctggcagcatagagcgccctctcgcggctgtagacggtaatgttttctattggttaatttctcttggttcatatctCTCGGTTCATGACAAattacttttgataaataagtcgcaccagactataagtcacaggaacagccaaactatgaaaaaagtgcgacttatagtccggaaaatacggtagttcaAAGTACAGAATTACTAAGCTGTATGGTAAGGACATTATATTTACCCTATATTTTTGGGATCTTGTGAGTGATGTAGTAAGGTGGTCAAATCTGTCAGCAATGTGCTCACATGTTAGTTTCTGTAACCATAGAAACTAGACTTGTTTGTCTTTGATAAAATGTCATAATAAATGAAAGCCTTTTTCATTGTTGTGGTAAGGGCTCAAATGTGTGGGACAGGCACATTTAGTTGaagaaatcataaaaatgatTAGTAAATACTACAAAGCAATGTAAGATGCTGtaaattaatatgtatattaaacaattccatttgaaataataaataagcatcatatgaaatttttttacataaatctaaAATTTCTTAAAAGTGCCCGTAGTTATATATAACAGATATCTGGTATAATCAGTTAGCGTAGTTCTCATATTAGTTGGAGGAACTACTGTCAGGATAAGATGTTTAGTAATATCCACAGCATGTATCTAATATCATGTGTTACATATGAGTTTGTTGATCACTACAGATCTGTAACACTACAGATTTAATACATAAACCATGTACAACATATAGAAGCAGTCAGATAAATGTgaaacagcttaattcattttcattttctggtgCCTTTCATTGTCTGCACCAGCTTCCATTATTATTCATGAGACTAATATTTTCCATGAGTAAAATCTGGTTGGTTTAACTGATTATTGAACAATGCCAAGTGTTCCATTATGTTAAGCAAGCAGCAAGGTTCTATCTGCCAGCTTGAACCTTTCCATCTCCATTTTTGGTCCTTTCAGTCTGGAatcttttcacactgcatgtccaTTACACAATTTCTATTGAAAAGTGGAGTGTGGAGATAAATGTTTAAAGCCTTCAGGCACGATATATTCATGAGCCCTGACTGAATAATAATACAGAAATTCGACTGACTGCAAAATTAGCTCTTAAAATATGTTGCAAACCgaaaatttattttctttggtTTGCTAATACCAGTGTTGGTTCTGTttctacatacaaataaaatattatcgcttttaaagcaaaaggtggtgaTTATTAGCTAGAACATGCAATATTCTGCGAAACTGCTTTTTTTAGAGCTATGCCTAAACAGACCCCAagacatttttcattaaaaaaaaatttatttaaagagaTCCCATTAACATCTTGTATGTTGGGCTTAAAAAATGGGGTTGATTTCAAAGCAGCGCAATTTTAACATTATCAGTAATCTAAATACACCAACACTGTGCAGAACTTCAAACACTGTGGACATCTGCAGTGCTGATGAATGCTGTATACTGTATGCTACTGGTACAAAATGAATCTCATTCTTTCAAACAAGTCAGAGGTGCAACACACTGCACCACATATACGCCTACATTGTCTACATCGTCATGACAGTAATATGCAAAACTGTAGAATATTTGCATTCTTCATCACAAGGTGTACTGTGAGACTGCCTACAGGTCAAGCAAAGCAGTGGCATGTGAGTAGTTACAGTCTCAGTGTAATATATAATGGCTGTCAGACATTAACGGTCAAGTCTTAAGAGTAAGCATGAGATTTATATGGAGATTTATAcgttttttgtttattgttgaaGATTGCTAATTTACAAGAAaggtcatataaataaatacaactaaatgcATGTTGTTCAATGCCAGTGTTTGCTGAAGCTCTGTGGAATGATGCAACTGCATCTCTGTTCATCATGTAATGAAGGATAGACCAAAATCCAGCTAGGTCCATCCTAGGACAATGTCCACAGCTATAAGGAACTCATTCAATGGTGTTTAGATTATTTgagttttacatttaataacaCTGATGTGGATGCCTTCAAAATCACTGTCTACATGAGTGTCTCTCCTTCTTCACAAAAAGGTTCTTTTACTGTTCATCACTCATCCCAAATGAGTTCTGCATGGCTTTATGTTGTCTTGACAATGGAGATGAGTGATTGACAGCTGACCCCTCTTAAGAACAGCACCCACAATGCACCTTCATGTTGGCAGGTCCAAGAGATTGGTGACAGGTCAGCTTTCCTCTCACTGTGCCAGCAGGATGACATAAATGGGCTGTATTGATTACCTAGTGTATAGATAGGAatgaaaaacattacatttaaactgagtgggtgaatgaataatgaattgtGGTAATTATCATCAACTATTTTAAGTATTTGAaattaagctaaaataaaataaaatattagtataaGATGAAACActtcaactaaataaataaaaaaatatgcattagcaacaaactgaaataaatacgattaggttgaagtactaaaattactaaaactgaaaaaaaaattaatcgtagctatatactgtagataaatacaaaaacacagaaCTGAAGTAGATTAAAACcagaaagtaaaagtaaaagctaACCCAAATTAATAAagaacagtatataaataatactaaatttaCACTGATGTGCACATTTAGAATATTCACTGTAGTCAGCAGGATGGTATATAGCTATCAGCAtttgggaaaatgagaaatggaACTCACTGAATGGCACTTTATGATGGTTTTACACCAGACCGTCATAAAGGGAGAGTGCCTGTACAATAGAGGGGTCTGCCTTGGAGCCCTCCTGAAACTCCTGCAGAGTCAACATCCCATCTGCATTCTGTTGACAAAAGGAAGACAATTAGTCATAAGTCATGTCACTGTTTTCACACATAATTGTATTAGGTACATACAGTTTTTGGTGGAAGAAATGCAGGGAATCAAGTTGAAAGACAGGTTTTAGTGATGCATTCAAATCTCTTCTTTCTCTTTAGAGCTCAGTGCTTTCAAAGGCACTTTTTTCAAGGCTTTTCGATGTACTATATAGACGCAGTGCAATAGAGCTTCTATTTTAAATCTTTCATGTGGCAAGCCTTCTGTGTTTCAATCACAGCAGAAATAAGCCATTGGTATTGAACCTACAGCTATGAATATTCAGTCGTGGGATGTCATGGGTTTGAAATGTtgttgatgacaaaaaaaaaagagttattgcAATTTACTATAAATGCAGTacattttccatatttatttttatacagtcaACCATTTCTGCAAGTAATGTGCATGAGAACAATGAAGCAGCAGAAGACAATAAGTACAGTAAATAAATGCCCAGAGTTCACCTTATCCATCATAGCAAAGATGCGGTCGACTCGCTTTTCTGGTGTGTTTTCCTCCTCCGGTAACTCCACTGTGTTCCCCTGCAAGATATAAATCAGGCATACATTATTGGGACATACCTATACTCCTGGCTTCTGATAGCAGGATAAGAAACAACCACAGTCGGAAACACATAATTTGTGTTTGTAGTTTATCAgggggaaaataaatataaatgttgttatttatatgtttttccaCTTCAGATAAAGTCAAACACGTTTTTGTAACAGCCAACTGagcaaaatgaaagaaagaaacaaaagactgCAATGAATACAAGCAATTCAGTTTGCTGCATGCATCAAGCTGAACTTAAGGGGAAAATATTGATGACTGTAAGCAATACAGTGAATATAGAAAATATGGTTAATTTTGTTCATTCAATAACATCCAAgggcaaaacaaaataataataagtgttctGCTGTATGTTAATGGAACTTTAAAGTAGTTATATGTAaatttaatgtataatgtatttgttatcattaataaattaaattaatttaaagttcATTTATGAAAATACTATTGCTTAGCATTGGTTAGTTCAGTTTAACAGTAACTGAAGTTATCTAACACAATGTTAGTGTCCAAACAAATTTGCAAGATTAATgctttacatgtatttttatgaTTAGTTCATGTGAAAAACCTCACTGTAAAGTTACCCTTTTCCCCATTCTCTTAACGTACTTAAAATAGTCTGCTGCAGAGATGCACAATATGTAAGATGTTTAATATGTAAGATTACTAGTGTGTTTCTTATTTAATATACCAgtttaacataaatgtatttgGTTGACAGAAAATGGAGGTACAAAAAGCTAAATCTACTGAAAATGTCTCGTTCTTATAGAACGAATGGTTAACTTACATAACTTTTACCACACAGTTAAATATACCAATTATATATGATCAGAGCAGCAAGAAAATGTCTTGTGTAATAAAAAAGGCATCCAATGCGATTAAGCTTCCTGGAAGCCAGTGTTTTATAAAGATATCCACTGCAGTCTCTTTATCAATTTGACAGAccttcataataatttttttgagttTAGGCTTACAATAAACACCATGTTGGCCTTCCAAGAAAGCCCTTTCATTAACTCAATAGAAACAGAAAGCTACGGTTCAGTGAGAAGCAAAAGACTCACCACCATCTGGTAGATGGCATCCACAATGTTCAGCATCTCATCTCGGGTTATGAAGCCATCATTATCAAGATCATAAAGTTTAAAGGCCCCTGTGACAGCAATAACAAACCAGCACATTAAGAAAAGTCTCTCTCTGTAGTATCTTCCAATGAGCGGAGAATAAGTGTAGGATATAAACTATTCTACTGTTTATTTTCACATTCTCATCTTTGCATTAATCatgatgagaaaataaaatgaagactTGGTAGACTTTTTCAGATCATTTAAGTTGCACATTCGCTGTGGGTAAGATCTGTTCTCAAATGTCCCTTCCTGAGACAGATAAATGAATACATATCTGCTGCACAAATAAGGAACATTTGATGCATTgatgtactaatattatgagatATATAAAGGAATTCTGGTTTTACATCTGAGTTTTTCATCTAGTGTCCCTCTGGATGTGACAGACAGAGCTTGAATAAACTCGGCGAACTCAATGCGTCCATCCTGTGGATACACAAGAGAAAAACAGCATGAGAACTGATGGGTAAAGTGTAAAAAGGAATCTAAAGAAGTGACAAAAAGGGTTGATTTTATACTGCTTTGTCACAGCCTCACACCAAACTGAGATGAAAGAGACACCAAAGAGGGCAAACAACTGCAGAGTGACACAGCAAAAAACTGCAGACAGCAGCAGGGAAAGATGTTATCTTACCTGTGTTCAGTACCACCTCACAGAAGGTTTAACACATTGAAAATATCATTCTGACAGTGATTTGGAAGTGTGTCTAAAGATGTGACTGTAGCAGACAGTCCCAGTGAGAATAGTCTACAGGGGCATCAGACCGGCAATGtctgactctcacacacacacacacagtttcttgTGTGTCAAATTCTCTTATAAAGCTTCTAAATGCATCATCATTTTGCTCAGACTTTGACAGTAAATtgttctaccaaaaaaaaaaaaaaaaaaagtacattcgTCAAATCTGTTTAAGCTGCATATCTAAAACTAAAATGGAAAGACATAATGTCTTGTCACTGagtaaatgaaagtgaatggagtGTTTAAACATGTTATTTTGATATTCAGCCAAACAGTTCTTCGGGGAGAGATTCTAGTGATGACAATTTTCCAACTCAGTGAAGATGATGAATCAAAACATTTCTTGGTAAACTGCAACTTTAAAAAGACCCAGTAGGTTTAATGTAACAgtgcttttctttttattgacTTTTCCATATTTTTAGCCTCCTTACCTTGTTTTCGTCAAAGACATTGAAGACAAAAGTAGCAAATTTGGTGGGATCACCGAAGGGGAAGAACTGCTTGTAGATCTTCTGAAAGCCAACTGCGTCCAACTGACCACTGGGGCAGTCTTTGATAAAACCCTTATACCTGCCACACagacaggaaaaataaaaaagataggCGTGAGGCAGCACAACTGAAGAAAAGAAAGACTGTTCTGAATTAGATTATAGAAGAACACACAAATTTACACTATTATTCAAGTCTTGGGTCAGGGTCACATTTAtccaggatgcattaaatttgcgtaaaaaaaagtaattgttttaacAATTTCAACAGTaatattggtttaaaaaaatgtttcttgaacaccaaatctaCATATTAAAATGGTTTATGCAGGATCGTGGTACGTGGTGTAAATTGCCAGTAGAAaggaaagtgtgtgtgcatggtgGGGGAAACATTTGAAGAG contains the following coding sequences:
- the ncs1a gene encoding neuronal calcium sensor 1a — protein: MGKSNSKLKPEVVEELCRKTYFTEKEVQQWYKGFIKDCPSGQLDAVGFQKIYKQFFPFGDPTKFATFVFNVFDENKDGRIEFAEFIQALSVTSRGTLDEKLRWAFKLYDLDNDGFITRDEMLNIVDAIYQMVGNTVELPEEENTPEKRVDRIFAMMDKNADGMLTLQEFQEGSKADPSIVQALSLYDGLV